The following proteins come from a genomic window of Kitasatospora sp. NBC_01246:
- a CDS encoding transketolase family protein has product MDTMRERFVDVTARLLDDDPRLAVVLADISASGFAPAAERHPDRVVNVGIREQLLIGAAGGLALTGMRPIAHTFASFLIERPFEQVKLDLVHQGVGAVLVSAVGSYDWPAGGRTHMSPGDVALLDTLPDWTVHVPGHPDEAERLLRHAVADGDRNVYVRLSEHRNASAVPVEAGRFTVLRRGAKGVVLAVGPMLDAVLAATEGLDVSVLYAATVRPFDAAGLRAVVRGRADVVVVEPYLAGTSAGEVHAALADRAHRVLALGVPRAEHRHYGSMAEHLAAYGLDAPGLRERIGTFLW; this is encoded by the coding sequence ATGGACACCATGCGCGAGCGCTTCGTCGACGTGACCGCCCGGCTGCTCGACGACGACCCGCGGCTGGCCGTCGTGCTGGCCGACATCAGCGCCTCGGGCTTCGCCCCCGCCGCCGAGCGCCACCCCGACCGGGTGGTCAACGTGGGCATCCGCGAGCAGCTGCTGATCGGCGCGGCCGGCGGACTGGCGCTCACCGGGATGCGGCCGATCGCCCACACCTTCGCCAGCTTCCTGATCGAACGCCCCTTCGAGCAGGTCAAGTTGGACCTCGTCCACCAGGGCGTCGGCGCGGTGCTGGTGAGCGCCGTCGGCTCCTACGACTGGCCCGCCGGCGGCCGGACCCACATGTCGCCGGGCGACGTCGCGCTGCTGGACACCCTGCCGGACTGGACGGTCCACGTCCCGGGGCACCCCGACGAGGCGGAGCGGTTGCTGCGGCACGCGGTGGCCGACGGCGACCGCAATGTGTACGTGCGGCTGTCCGAGCACCGCAACGCCTCGGCGGTACCGGTCGAGGCGGGGCGGTTCACCGTCCTGCGCCGGGGCGCCAAGGGCGTGGTGCTCGCGGTCGGCCCGATGCTGGACGCCGTGCTGGCGGCCACCGAGGGGCTGGACGTCTCGGTGCTGTACGCGGCCACCGTGCGGCCGTTCGACGCGGCCGGGCTCCGGGCGGTGGTCCGCGGACGCGCGGACGTGGTGGTGGTCGAGCCCTACCTGGCCGGGACGTCCGCCGGGGAGGTGCACGCGGCGCTGGCGGACCGGGCGCACCGGGTGCTCGCCCTCGGGGTGCCGCGCGCGGAGCACCGGCACTACGGCTCGATGGCCGAGCACCTGGCCGCCTACGGCCTGGACGCGCCCGGGCTGCGGGAGCGGATCGGCACCTTCCTCTGGTGA
- a CDS encoding thiamine pyrophosphate-dependent enzyme, translated as MTTNTATAAGFEQLPDLIGRMTGAEKHGPAATSTLDVLWVLYDRVLRVTPGTAEDRERDRFLLSKGHGPMAYYAVLAAKGFIDPELLPSFGAYDSPLGHHPDRLLIPGVEISSGSLGHGLPLAVGTALGLRAQGLDDPAVWVLLGDAEFDEGSNHEALAFAGAYGLDRLHVVVIDNSSATHGWRGGIAARFAGEGWSAETVDGRDHEALYAAFTAEHPGRPRVVVARVEPKNP; from the coding sequence ATGACGACGAACACCGCCACCGCGGCCGGCTTCGAGCAACTCCCGGACCTGATCGGCCGGATGACCGGCGCCGAGAAGCACGGCCCGGCCGCCACCTCCACCCTGGACGTGCTCTGGGTGCTGTACGACCGCGTCCTGCGGGTCACCCCGGGCACCGCGGAGGACCGGGAGCGGGACCGCTTCCTGCTCTCCAAGGGCCACGGCCCGATGGCGTACTACGCGGTGCTGGCGGCGAAGGGCTTCATCGACCCGGAGCTGCTCCCGAGCTTCGGCGCCTACGACTCGCCGCTCGGCCACCACCCGGACCGCCTGCTGATCCCCGGGGTGGAGATCAGTTCCGGCTCGCTCGGGCACGGTCTGCCGCTGGCGGTCGGGACCGCGCTCGGGCTGCGCGCCCAGGGGCTCGACGACCCGGCGGTCTGGGTCCTGCTCGGGGACGCGGAGTTCGACGAGGGCTCGAACCACGAGGCGCTGGCCTTCGCCGGCGCGTACGGGCTGGACCGGCTGCACGTCGTCGTCATCGACAACTCCTCGGCCACGCACGGGTGGCGGGGCGGCATCGCGGCGCGCTTCGCGGGCGAGGGCTGGTCGGCCGAGACCGTGGACGGGCGCGACCACGAGGCGCTGTACGCGGCGTTCACCGCCGAGCACCCGGGGCGCCCGCGCGTCGTGGTGGCCCGGGTGGAGCCGAAGAACCCCTGA
- the soxR gene encoding redox-sensitive transcriptional activator SoxR, with product MTAPASARGENSGASTGPSRHDLLTIGQLSERSGLATSALRYYEKLELIHATRTTGGQRRFTRGTLRRIAFVRAAQRVGLSLDEARVALDRLPEHRAPTGTEWDGVARSWQNRIDEQIAELERLRAKLTGCIGCGCLSLSRCALYNAADRAAAAGPGARYLLTRDPATGPEPGTDD from the coding sequence ATGACCGCCCCCGCATCCGCCCGCGGCGAGAACTCCGGAGCCTCCACCGGACCGAGCCGGCACGACCTGCTCACCATCGGCCAGCTCTCCGAACGCAGCGGCCTCGCCACCTCCGCGCTGCGCTACTACGAGAAGCTCGAACTGATCCACGCCACCCGCACCACCGGCGGCCAGCGCCGCTTCACCCGCGGCACGCTGCGCCGGATCGCCTTCGTCCGCGCCGCCCAGCGCGTCGGCCTCTCCCTCGACGAGGCCAGGGTCGCCCTGGACCGGCTCCCCGAGCACCGCGCCCCCACCGGCACCGAGTGGGACGGCGTCGCCCGGTCCTGGCAGAACCGGATCGACGAGCAGATCGCCGAGCTGGAGCGGCTCAGGGCCAAGCTCACCGGCTGCATCGGCTGCGGCTGCCTCTCGCTCTCCCGCTGCGCCCTGTACAACGCCGCCGACCGCGCCGCCGCGGCCGGCCCGGGCGCGCGCTACCTGCTCACCCGCGACCCGGCCACCGGCCCCGAACCGGGCACCGACGATTGA
- a CDS encoding PfkB family carbohydrate kinase: MNRETPGRVVAVGSVNADRILRCPVLPAPGETVLVTSVDEGFGGKGANQAVAAAALGAATHLVARVGADDAGRRALAELRRRAVGTGTVGTEGAAATGQALVMVDPGGENSILVLPGANALLSAGHVADALAALRLRAGDVVLTSGEVPPPCLEAAAGAVAAVPGARWVHNAAPAGTLPAGAAGPGTLLVANAVEARQLTGDDDPAGAARALAALGGAAVVTLGGDGALVAEDGRGERVTAPPVAVVDSTGAGDVFCGALAAELARGLPLARAAATAAAAGAFAVTALGARGAVPGRADLERLLGG, translated from the coding sequence GTGAACAGAGAGACTCCCGGCCGTGTGGTGGCCGTCGGATCGGTGAACGCCGACCGGATCCTGCGCTGTCCCGTCCTGCCCGCGCCCGGTGAGACGGTGCTGGTGACCTCCGTCGACGAGGGCTTCGGGGGCAAGGGTGCCAACCAGGCGGTCGCCGCCGCCGCGCTGGGGGCGGCCACCCACCTGGTCGCGAGGGTCGGCGCGGACGACGCCGGCCGCCGGGCACTCGCCGAGCTGCGGCGCCGCGCGGTCGGCACCGGCACGGTGGGCACCGAGGGCGCGGCCGCGACGGGGCAGGCCCTGGTCATGGTGGATCCCGGCGGGGAGAACAGCATCCTGGTGCTGCCGGGCGCGAACGCGCTGCTCTCGGCCGGGCACGTCGCCGACGCCCTCGCCGCGCTGCGGCTGCGCGCCGGCGACGTGGTGCTGACCAGCGGCGAGGTCCCGCCGCCGTGCCTCGAAGCGGCGGCCGGGGCCGTCGCCGCGGTGCCGGGTGCGCGATGGGTGCACAACGCCGCGCCGGCCGGGACGCTCCCGGCCGGGGCGGCCGGACCGGGCACCCTGCTCGTCGCCAACGCGGTCGAGGCCCGGCAGCTCACCGGCGACGACGATCCGGCCGGGGCGGCCCGGGCGCTGGCGGCGCTCGGCGGGGCCGCGGTGGTCACCCTCGGCGGCGACGGCGCGCTGGTCGCCGAGGACGGCCGCGGCGAACGCGTGACGGCGCCGCCGGTCGCCGTCGTCGACAGCACCGGCGCCGGTGACGTCTTCTGCGGCGCGCTCGCCGCCGAACTCGCCCGCGGCCTCCCGCTCGCCCGGGCGGCGGCCACCGCGGCGGCCGCCGGAGCCTTCGCCGTCACCGCGCTCGGTGCCCGCGGCGCCGTGCCGGGCCGCGCCGACCTGGAGCGGTTGCTCGGAGGGTGA
- a CDS encoding helix-turn-helix domain-containing protein has product MDSPTVLRRRLGSEFRRLREQTGLQAKTVADTLGFSAAKVSRIESGQTTLKESDVRALLELYGVRDDFERRQFISLTRRSTQRGWWHDYGDALPDWFQTYVGLEADAARIRAYETELIPGLLQTPDYARAMFRISPSEQGHGEIERRVRLRIQRQEVFQRADPPVVQAVLNESALRRAVGGAEVMRAQVRHLAELAHKPSVTIQVLPFSTGTHPAMSMAFHILSFADVPGDIVYVEALTSSLYLEKESDIARHVLVFDQLASTAMNAEESLSWMHDLVAEGYGNDD; this is encoded by the coding sequence GTGGACAGCCCGACCGTGCTCCGGCGTAGGCTCGGATCCGAGTTCCGCCGCCTGCGCGAGCAGACCGGGCTGCAGGCGAAAACCGTCGCCGACACCCTGGGATTCAGCGCCGCAAAGGTCTCGCGCATCGAATCGGGCCAGACCACCCTGAAGGAATCGGACGTCCGCGCACTGCTCGAACTGTACGGCGTCCGGGACGATTTCGAGCGGCGGCAGTTCATCTCACTGACCCGCCGCAGCACCCAGCGGGGTTGGTGGCACGACTACGGGGACGCCCTCCCCGACTGGTTCCAGACCTACGTCGGGCTGGAGGCCGATGCCGCCCGCATACGCGCCTACGAGACCGAGTTGATCCCCGGGCTGCTGCAGACGCCGGACTACGCCCGCGCCATGTTCCGGATCTCGCCGTCGGAGCAGGGGCACGGGGAGATCGAACGCCGGGTCAGACTCCGGATCCAGCGCCAGGAGGTCTTCCAGCGCGCCGATCCGCCGGTCGTCCAGGCGGTCCTCAACGAGTCCGCCCTGCGCCGCGCGGTCGGCGGGGCAGAGGTCATGCGCGCCCAGGTGCGCCATCTCGCCGAGTTGGCGCACAAGCCCAGCGTCACGATCCAGGTGCTTCCCTTCAGCACCGGAACGCACCCCGCCATGAGCATGGCCTTCCACATTCTCTCCTTCGCCGACGTACCGGGCGACATCGTCTATGTCGAGGCATTGACGAGCAGCCTCTACCTGGAGAAGGAGTCGGACATCGCGCGTCATGTGCTCGTGTTCGACCAGCTCGCGTCGACCGCCATGAACGCCGAGGAGTCCCTGTCCTGGATGCACGATCTCGTCGCGGAGGGGTACGGAAATGACGACTGA
- a CDS encoding DUF397 domain-containing protein — translation MTTDLVWRKSSFSGSEGGNCVEVADGAPGAVPVRDSKDPYGPSLTFTADAWCSFLTALHSGELPVRP, via the coding sequence ATGACGACTGACCTGGTGTGGCGCAAGAGCAGCTTCAGCGGCAGCGAGGGCGGGAACTGCGTGGAGGTCGCGGACGGTGCCCCCGGTGCGGTGCCGGTGCGGGACAGCAAGGACCCGTACGGCCCCTCCCTCACCTTCACCGCCGACGCCTGGTGCTCCTTCCTGACCGCCCTGCACAGCGGTGAGCTGCCCGTCCGGCCCTGA
- a CDS encoding HAD family hydrolase has protein sequence MPLLMLDLDNTLIDRDAAFLASARAFLAEHGLPGSDLGWIAELDASGYTPEDRMAAALAARYGSSVPARAVDALLDNGGADLVELAAPTRRALARARADGWACVIVTNGRTGQQEAKIRRTGLDRIVQGWVVSEAVGHKKPAPEIFRAAAETVGQPLSGAWMVGDSAHADIAGAHALGLGSVWVSAGRPWAQDAYRPTLVAEDVATAIGHALDHACGGATGGGATGGR, from the coding sequence ATGCCGCTGCTGATGCTGGACCTCGACAACACCCTGATCGACCGTGATGCCGCCTTCCTGGCCTCCGCCCGGGCGTTCCTGGCCGAGCACGGCCTGCCCGGCAGCGACCTCGGCTGGATCGCGGAGCTCGACGCGAGCGGGTACACCCCGGAGGACCGGATGGCCGCCGCCCTGGCGGCCCGGTACGGGAGTTCGGTCCCGGCGCGCGCCGTCGACGCCCTGCTCGACAACGGTGGAGCCGACCTCGTGGAGCTCGCCGCTCCCACCCGCCGGGCACTGGCCCGGGCCCGGGCCGACGGCTGGGCGTGCGTCATCGTCACCAACGGCCGTACCGGGCAGCAGGAGGCGAAGATCCGCCGTACCGGGCTCGACCGGATCGTCCAGGGCTGGGTGGTCTCCGAGGCCGTCGGCCACAAGAAGCCCGCTCCGGAGATCTTCCGGGCCGCGGCCGAGACGGTGGGGCAGCCGCTCAGCGGCGCCTGGATGGTCGGCGACTCGGCGCACGCCGACATCGCGGGCGCGCACGCGCTCGGCCTGGGCAGCGTCTGGGTGTCGGCCGGCCGCCCGTGGGCGCAGGACGCGTACCGGCCCACCCTGGTCGCCGAGGACGTCGCCACCGCGATCGGCCACGCGCTCGACCACGCCTGCGGCGGGGCGACCGGCGGCGGGGCGACCGGCGGCCGGTGA
- a CDS encoding class I SAM-dependent methyltransferase: MHRDIRTTDDVLDLLDQLFLPAADRWTDQARDWWDQFYADRSAPRPFFVPKPDENLVSYLDRGLLTPGRALDLGAGPGRNAIHLASQGFEVDAVDLSPTAVAWAGERAREAGADVRFHCGNIFTVELPHRQYDLVYDSGCLHHLPPHRRISYLALLERVLKPGGHLVVNAFAAGAMGSELPDRELYRNGRLDGGLAYTPDELRHLFSEFTEIEIRPMVPHGPDSPLFGIPVLLSALFRRPAE, encoded by the coding sequence ATGCACCGCGACATCCGCACCACCGACGACGTCCTGGACCTGCTGGACCAGCTCTTCCTCCCCGCCGCCGACCGGTGGACGGACCAGGCCCGCGACTGGTGGGACCAGTTCTACGCGGACCGCTCCGCGCCGCGCCCCTTCTTCGTCCCCAAGCCCGACGAGAACCTCGTCTCCTACCTGGACCGCGGCCTGCTCACCCCCGGCCGTGCCCTGGACCTCGGCGCCGGCCCCGGACGCAACGCCATCCACCTCGCCTCGCAGGGCTTCGAGGTGGACGCCGTCGACCTCTCCCCCACCGCCGTCGCCTGGGCCGGCGAACGGGCCCGCGAGGCCGGCGCCGACGTGCGCTTCCACTGCGGCAACATCTTCACCGTCGAACTCCCGCACCGGCAGTACGACCTGGTGTACGACTCGGGCTGCCTGCACCACCTCCCGCCGCATCGGCGGATCAGCTACCTCGCCCTCCTGGAGCGGGTGTTGAAGCCCGGCGGGCACCTCGTCGTGAACGCCTTCGCGGCCGGCGCCATGGGCTCCGAACTCCCCGACCGGGAGCTCTACCGCAACGGCCGGCTGGACGGCGGCCTCGCCTACACCCCGGACGAACTGCGCCACCTCTTCTCGGAGTTCACCGAGATCGAGATCCGCCCGATGGTGCCGCACGGGCCCGACTCGCCGCTCTTCGGCATCCCGGTGCTGCTGAGCGCCCTGTTCCGGCGCCCGGCCGAGTAG
- a CDS encoding LysR family transcriptional regulator, with protein sequence MDPHQLRTFVTVVRLGSFSEAARALGFTQSAVSQQIAALEADLGTVLLGRRPVGPTEAGARLLEHAAPLLVRLDAARADVARLAGTPSARLVLGATPLAVGAALGSALADVRREYPRLDLVVRVLPPQALPAQVATGEVDLALIDGLAAPSDPLPLPEVGPLGTVAVGERPLAVALPTGHPLAGRAGLALADLSAARWLDAPDLAPDAARLRAATAVDGFRPAARYLGTDVRGLLALVAAGHGLVVLPAPAAEGAAGVVAVPVREPRLVHRTELVHGSLPEGPAALLARLLAG encoded by the coding sequence ATGGACCCCCACCAGCTGCGCACCTTCGTCACCGTGGTCCGGCTCGGCTCCTTCTCCGAGGCGGCCCGTGCGCTCGGCTTCACGCAGTCCGCGGTCTCCCAGCAGATCGCCGCGCTGGAGGCCGATCTCGGGACGGTCCTGCTCGGCCGCCGCCCGGTCGGCCCGACCGAGGCCGGCGCGCGGCTGCTGGAGCACGCCGCCCCGCTGCTGGTGCGGCTGGACGCGGCGCGCGCCGACGTCGCACGCCTGGCGGGCACCCCGAGCGCCCGCTTGGTGCTCGGGGCCACCCCGCTGGCGGTCGGCGCCGCGCTCGGGAGCGCGCTGGCCGACGTGCGCCGGGAGTACCCGCGGCTGGACCTCGTCGTGCGGGTCCTCCCCCCGCAGGCGCTGCCCGCCCAGGTGGCCACCGGCGAGGTGGACCTCGCCCTGATCGACGGGCTCGCGGCCCCGAGCGACCCGCTGCCGCTCCCGGAGGTCGGCCCGCTCGGCACGGTCGCGGTCGGCGAGCGGCCGCTCGCCGTCGCGCTGCCCACCGGGCACCCGTTGGCCGGCCGCGCGGGTCTGGCCCTGGCCGACCTGTCCGCCGCGCGCTGGCTGGACGCTCCCGACCTGGCGCCGGACGCGGCCCGGCTGCGGGCCGCCACCGCCGTCGACGGGTTCCGCCCGGCCGCGCGCTACCTGGGTACGGACGTCCGCGGCCTGCTCGCCCTGGTCGCCGCCGGGCACGGCCTGGTCGTCCTCCCGGCCCCGGCGGCGGAGGGCGCGGCGGGTGTCGTCGCCGTGCCGGTCCGGGAGCCGCGGCTGGTCCACCGGACGGAGCTGGTGCACGGCAGCCTGCCGGAGGGTCCGGCGGCGCTGCTGGCCCGGCTGCTGGCCGGCTGA
- a CDS encoding CTP synthase C-terminal region-related (seleno)protein — translation MTYLTPRLALVGDRSPAVRSHARVPGLLDALATRDQLALDAYWIPTGDAGAPGALDGFDAVWLLPGSPYRSEAGALAAVRTARERGIPFLGTCAGFQHAVVEYARNVCGIDGAAHGESHPDEDDLVIVPLSCSLVGHEGAVRIAPGTLAERVLGETRTLERYHCQYGLNPAYLERLRSPGLRFSGTDEAGEPRILELPEHPFFLASLFQPELAGDGTRAHPFVRALAAAAVEHAGAAARA, via the coding sequence ATGACCTACCTGACCCCCCGCCTCGCCCTGGTCGGCGACCGCTCCCCCGCCGTCCGCTCGCACGCCCGCGTGCCCGGGCTGCTCGACGCCCTCGCCACCCGCGACCAGCTCGCCCTGGACGCCTACTGGATCCCCACCGGGGACGCCGGGGCACCGGGCGCCCTCGACGGCTTCGACGCCGTCTGGCTGCTCCCGGGCAGCCCCTACCGCAGCGAAGCGGGCGCGCTGGCCGCCGTCCGCACCGCCCGCGAGCGGGGCATCCCGTTCCTCGGCACCTGCGCCGGCTTCCAGCACGCCGTGGTGGAGTACGCGCGCAACGTCTGCGGCATCGACGGCGCGGCGCACGGCGAGAGCCACCCCGACGAGGACGACCTGGTGATCGTGCCGCTCAGCTGTTCACTGGTCGGGCACGAGGGCGCGGTGCGGATCGCCCCCGGCACCCTCGCCGAACGCGTGCTCGGGGAGACCCGGACGCTGGAGCGCTACCACTGCCAGTACGGGCTGAACCCGGCCTACCTGGAGCGGCTGCGCTCGCCCGGGCTGCGGTTCAGCGGTACGGACGAGGCCGGCGAGCCGCGGATCCTCGAACTGCCGGAGCACCCCTTCTTCCTGGCCTCGCTCTTCCAGCCCGAACTGGCCGGGGACGGCACCCGGGCGCACCCCTTCGTCCGGGCGCTGGCCGCCGCGGCGGTCGAGCACGCCGGCGCGGCCGCCCGCGCCTGA
- a CDS encoding GNAT family N-acetyltransferase has translation MADHPAPAAASASAPAAVRLAEYARRDLEEILGAGDDPFGVAHTGLTWLPKEIHFGVRAADGRLVAHAGLLPLPLTVGGTDTEAVGVGGVAVAPDARGRGLARVVVGAALAHARTLGPRYALLFCRPPLVALYERLGWRETAGEVLVEQPGGRVVPMPLRTMWTPLTEGARLPDGPVRLRSLPM, from the coding sequence ATGGCCGATCACCCCGCACCCGCCGCCGCATCCGCATCCGCACCCGCTGCCGTTCGCCTCGCCGAGTACGCCCGGCGCGACCTCGAAGAGATCCTGGGCGCCGGTGACGATCCCTTCGGGGTCGCGCACACCGGCCTGACCTGGCTGCCGAAGGAGATCCACTTCGGCGTCCGGGCGGCGGACGGCCGCCTGGTCGCCCACGCCGGCCTGCTGCCGCTGCCGCTGACGGTCGGCGGGACGGACACCGAGGCGGTGGGGGTCGGCGGCGTGGCCGTCGCCCCCGACGCCCGGGGCCGGGGCCTGGCCCGGGTGGTGGTCGGCGCGGCCCTGGCGCACGCCCGGACGCTGGGCCCGCGGTACGCGCTGCTGTTCTGCCGGCCGCCGCTGGTCGCGCTCTACGAGCGGCTCGGCTGGCGGGAGACGGCGGGTGAGGTGCTGGTGGAGCAGCCGGGCGGGCGGGTCGTACCGATGCCGCTGCGGACCATGTGGACACCGCTGACCGAGGGGGCGCGGCTGCCCGACGGGCCGGTGCGGCTGCGGTCGCTGCCGATGTGA
- the coaE gene encoding dephospho-CoA kinase, which produces MLKIGLTGGIGAGKSEVSRLLAAHGAVIVDSDVIAREVVAPGTDGLGAVVAEFGEGVLRPDGALDRPALGAVVFADPERLRALNAIVHPLVRARSAELEAAAAPDAVVVHDVPLLAENGLAPLYDLVLVVDADDEVRIDRLVRLRGMTEEEARARMAAQASRADRLAVAGVVIDNSGPLEALAPRVDEVWNALKARQG; this is translated from the coding sequence ATGCTGAAGATCGGACTGACGGGTGGCATCGGTGCGGGCAAGAGCGAGGTGTCGCGGCTGCTCGCCGCCCACGGCGCGGTGATCGTGGACTCGGACGTGATCGCCCGTGAGGTGGTCGCCCCCGGGACGGACGGCCTGGGTGCCGTGGTGGCCGAGTTCGGTGAGGGCGTGCTGCGGCCGGACGGTGCGCTGGACCGCCCGGCGCTCGGCGCCGTCGTCTTCGCCGACCCCGAGCGGCTGCGGGCGCTGAACGCGATCGTCCACCCGCTGGTCCGGGCCCGGTCCGCCGAGCTGGAGGCGGCCGCCGCCCCGGACGCGGTGGTGGTGCACGACGTCCCGCTGCTGGCGGAGAACGGTCTCGCCCCGCTGTACGACCTGGTGCTGGTGGTCGACGCCGACGACGAGGTGCGGATCGACCGGCTGGTCCGGCTGCGCGGCATGACCGAGGAGGAGGCCCGGGCCCGGATGGCCGCGCAGGCCTCCCGGGCCGACCGGCTGGCCGTCGCGGGCGTGGTGATCGACAACAGCGGACCGCTGGAGGCACTCGCCCCCCGGGTCGACGAGGTCTGGAACGCGTTGAAGGCCCGTCAGGGCTGA
- a CDS encoding MBL fold metallo-hydrolase, giving the protein MRITKFGHACVRLEHGGTTVVVDPGMFTDPAAFAGADAVLITHEHADHFEEARLRAALEADPALRVWTNRAVADQLEGVAPRVAVVGEGDAFEIGGIEVSVHGEWHAVIHPDIPPVKNIGFLFDGRLFHPGDALTVPPHVVETLLLPIAAPWTKVSELVDYVREAGPRRALPIHDAVLSPAGLAVHTRLVGPGGPGTGAELRTLGDGESLDLD; this is encoded by the coding sequence ATGCGAATCACCAAGTTCGGCCATGCCTGCGTCCGCCTGGAGCACGGCGGCACCACCGTCGTCGTCGACCCCGGGATGTTCACCGACCCCGCCGCCTTCGCAGGCGCGGACGCGGTGCTGATCACCCACGAGCACGCCGACCACTTCGAGGAGGCCCGGCTGCGCGCCGCTCTGGAGGCCGACCCGGCGCTGCGGGTCTGGACCAACCGAGCGGTCGCCGACCAGCTGGAGGGCGTCGCCCCTCGGGTCGCGGTGGTCGGCGAGGGCGACGCCTTCGAGATCGGCGGGATCGAGGTCTCCGTGCACGGCGAGTGGCACGCGGTGATCCACCCGGACATCCCGCCGGTGAAGAACATCGGCTTCCTCTTCGACGGCCGGCTCTTCCATCCCGGTGACGCGCTGACCGTGCCGCCGCACGTCGTGGAGACGCTGCTGCTCCCGATCGCCGCCCCCTGGACCAAGGTCTCCGAACTGGTCGACTACGTCCGGGAGGCGGGCCCGCGCCGGGCGCTGCCGATCCACGACGCGGTGCTCAGCCCGGCGGGCCTGGCCGTGCACACCCGCCTGGTCGGCCCCGGCGGCCCGGGGACGGGCGCCGAGCTGCGCACCCTCGGGGACGGCGAGAGCCTCGACCTGGACTGA
- a CDS encoding MarR family winged helix-turn-helix transcriptional regulator: MTSDTAGGRNTAAAPRPETLELAADLRAAVGDLVRALRPGDTLPQNQAGVLGLLIRDGQALTVSELATRQRVRHQSMARTVALLTGAGLVTQEPHATDGRKLLVSPTGAGRAALAEQRARREARIATAIEARLTPGERETLRDAVALLRRLP, encoded by the coding sequence ATGACCAGCGACACCGCAGGCGGCCGCAACACCGCCGCCGCTCCGCGTCCGGAGACCCTCGAACTGGCCGCCGACCTCCGCGCCGCCGTCGGCGACCTGGTCCGCGCGCTCCGCCCCGGCGACACCCTGCCGCAGAACCAGGCGGGCGTCCTCGGCCTGCTGATCCGCGACGGGCAGGCCCTCACCGTCAGCGAACTCGCCACCCGCCAGCGCGTCCGCCACCAGTCGATGGCCCGCACGGTCGCCCTGCTCACCGGGGCCGGCCTGGTCACCCAGGAGCCGCACGCCACCGACGGACGCAAGCTGCTCGTCTCCCCCACCGGGGCCGGCCGCGCCGCCCTCGCCGAGCAGCGCGCCCGCCGCGAGGCCCGGATCGCCACCGCCATCGAGGCCCGACTCACCCCCGGGGAGCGGGAGACCCTCCGCGACGCCGTCGCCCTGCTGCGCCGCCTGCCCTGA